A genomic window from Halorussus rarus includes:
- a CDS encoding deoxyuridine 5'-triphosphate nucleotidohydrolase gives MSRRNPTHMFESGPFVAEHVTETDDEQVQPNGVDLTLAAVYEQREPGRIGRDDKEIGDRRELETEQVADDAPETYYLTPGGYVVQYAETVRIPEGHVGYIYPRSSLLRNSCMLNTAVWDAGYEGKGEGLLEVHHDIELETGARIAQLVLAEADHEGTYAGSYQGENLGLDEF, from the coding sequence ATGTCCCGGCGGAACCCAACCCACATGTTCGAGAGCGGTCCGTTCGTGGCCGAACACGTCACCGAAACCGACGACGAGCAGGTCCAGCCCAACGGCGTCGACCTCACGCTCGCGGCTGTGTACGAACAGCGCGAACCCGGCCGCATCGGTCGGGACGACAAGGAGATCGGCGACCGCCGGGAGCTCGAAACCGAGCAGGTCGCCGACGACGCGCCCGAGACGTACTACCTGACGCCCGGCGGCTACGTCGTCCAGTACGCCGAGACCGTCCGGATTCCGGAGGGTCACGTCGGCTACATCTATCCCCGGTCGTCGCTGCTCCGGAACTCCTGCATGCTGAACACCGCGGTCTGGGACGCCGGCTACGAGGGGAAGGGCGAGGGGCTGCTCGAGGTCCACCACGACATCGAACTCGAGACGGGCGCCCGGATCGCCCAGCTCGTCCTCGCGGAGGCCGACCACGAGGGCACCTACGCCGGGTCGTACCAGGGGGAGAACCTGGGTCTCGACGAGTTCTGA
- a CDS encoding TasA family protein, with translation MTEDDNSGFDLSRRKVLGGLVTVGAASAATGAGTMAYFSDTESSEGNTVSAGTLNLKVNGRDDISTAPVNVSGVAPGWSKSIPLDLSNDGTVGGDLYLKFDVTGSNDGDGDSQGLEDDLDLTWNVDNGGSGSIDLTNAPTNWQDTGQDIGGSSNVTGDIGLELPTSVGNEAQGESATIDVYMKLVQSGGSP, from the coding sequence ATGACCGAAGACGACAACAGCGGATTCGACCTGTCGCGGCGCAAGGTACTGGGAGGACTCGTGACCGTCGGCGCTGCGTCCGCGGCCACGGGCGCAGGGACGATGGCCTACTTCAGCGACACCGAGAGCAGTGAGGGTAACACCGTGTCCGCAGGGACGCTGAACCTCAAGGTGAACGGGCGGGACGACATTAGTACTGCACCCGTGAACGTTTCTGGAGTCGCACCTGGCTGGTCCAAGTCCATCCCTCTCGATCTGTCGAACGACGGTACGGTCGGTGGAGACCTGTACCTCAAGTTCGACGTCACTGGGAGCAACGATGGAGATGGTGACAGTCAGGGTCTCGAAGACGACCTTGACCTAACTTGGAACGTGGACAACGGTGGTTCGGGGAGTATCGACCTCACTAATGCCCCGACCAACTGGCAGGACACCGGCCAGGACATCGGTGGTAGTAGCAACGTCACCGGGGATATCGGACTCGAACTTCCGACCAGTGTCGGTAACGAGGCCCAGGGAGAGAGTGCGACTATCGACGTCTACATGAAGCTCGTCCAGAGCGGCGGCTCCCCCTAA
- a CDS encoding DUF7344 domain-containing protein — protein sequence MSVGGKQTRSPEETEADEPTRDEIFEIVSNQRRRHVVHYLRQQDRPVELRELSTHLAAWENEDPPAAITHDQRRRVYTALRQSHLPKMDEVGVVDFDADRGVVRPSEGMADVELYLDVVPESEIPRSEYYLGLGAVCAALLTVAYVDIVPFDMLPDMAWAGLCVAALVASGAVDTYYDRKRRLGGEGSPPDVPDIEEPARDR from the coding sequence ATGTCAGTGGGTGGCAAACAAACACGTTCTCCGGAGGAGACCGAGGCCGACGAGCCGACGCGGGACGAGATCTTCGAGATCGTGAGCAACCAGCGCCGCCGCCACGTCGTCCACTACCTCCGGCAGCAGGACCGGCCGGTCGAACTCCGAGAGCTGTCGACCCACCTCGCGGCGTGGGAGAACGAGGATCCGCCGGCCGCGATCACCCACGACCAGCGCCGGCGGGTGTACACAGCGCTCCGGCAGAGCCACCTGCCGAAGATGGACGAGGTCGGCGTCGTCGACTTCGACGCCGACCGCGGGGTCGTCAGGCCGAGCGAGGGGATGGCGGACGTCGAACTCTACCTCGACGTCGTGCCCGAATCCGAGATTCCCCGCAGCGAGTACTACCTCGGGCTGGGAGCGGTGTGCGCGGCGCTGTTGACCGTGGCCTACGTCGACATCGTCCCGTTCGACATGCTCCCGGACATGGCCTGGGCGGGCCTGTGCGTCGCGGCGCTCGTCGCGTCGGGCGCGGTCGACACCTACTACGACCGGAAGCGCCGGCTCGGCGGGGAGGGGTCGCCGCCGGACGTCCCGGACATCGAGGAACCGGCGAGGGACCGGTAA
- a CDS encoding aconitate hydratase — MGQTLTEKILEDHLVEGELETGEEIGIEIDQVLTQDTTGTLVWLQFEALGLEEVQTELAAQYCDHQTYQFDFKNTDDHRFLRSAAGTYGAHFSRPGNGICHNVHKENFAAPGKTMLGSDSHTPTPGGLGELAIGSGGLDVTVAMGGGAYYIEMPEVVNVRLEGELPEWATAKDVILEMLRRLSVKGGVGKIFEYTGPGVESLSVPERTTITNMGTELGATSSIFPTDENTEDYLERLGRGEDYVEVGPDEDAEYDDQITIDLSDLEPLIAEPSMPDNVVPVREVAGTDVDQVIIGSCTNGAYEDILPAAKMLEGRETNKTTEMIVAPGSKQASEMLAKEGWVAEMMAAGVNFSEATCGACIGIGHVPASNSVSLRTFNRNFEGRSGIEDDNVYLCSPEVATAAAIKGEIVDPRDLADELGDLEDPGFEMPDQYTGSKADLIAPDEAPDDELIKGPNIGDVPLKDPLEAQLRGPTLLKMEDNITTDHIIPATSDILKFRSNIPKLSEFTLSRVDEDFADRALESDGGFLVAGENYGQGSSREHAALCPMYLGVEGVLAQSFARIHKANLFNFGLIPLTIDEDTYEKIEQGDDIEIVDDVAEAVRSGQEEFTVRVNDDWEATAHLDASEREREILADGGKLPHTKKQAESGGSSGATPADD; from the coding sequence ATGGGACAGACGCTAACGGAAAAAATCCTCGAGGACCACCTCGTCGAGGGCGAACTCGAGACCGGCGAGGAGATCGGAATCGAAATCGACCAGGTCCTCACGCAGGACACCACGGGGACGCTCGTCTGGCTCCAGTTCGAGGCGCTGGGCCTCGAAGAGGTCCAGACGGAACTGGCGGCCCAGTACTGCGACCACCAGACCTACCAGTTCGACTTCAAGAACACGGACGACCACCGGTTCCTCCGGTCGGCGGCGGGTACCTACGGCGCCCACTTCTCGCGGCCCGGCAACGGTATCTGTCACAACGTCCACAAGGAGAACTTCGCGGCCCCCGGCAAGACGATGCTGGGCAGCGACTCCCACACGCCGACGCCCGGCGGCCTCGGCGAGCTCGCCATCGGCTCGGGCGGCCTCGACGTGACGGTCGCGATGGGCGGCGGCGCCTACTACATCGAGATGCCCGAGGTCGTCAACGTCAGGCTCGAGGGCGAACTCCCCGAGTGGGCGACCGCGAAGGACGTCATCCTCGAGATGCTGCGCCGGCTCAGCGTGAAGGGCGGCGTCGGCAAGATCTTCGAGTACACCGGTCCGGGCGTCGAGAGCCTCTCGGTCCCCGAGCGGACGACCATCACCAACATGGGCACCGAGCTCGGCGCGACCTCCTCGATCTTCCCGACCGACGAGAACACCGAGGACTACCTCGAGCGGCTCGGCCGCGGCGAGGACTACGTCGAGGTCGGCCCCGACGAGGACGCCGAGTACGACGACCAGATCACCATCGACCTGAGCGACCTCGAGCCGCTCATCGCCGAGCCGTCGATGCCCGACAACGTCGTGCCCGTCCGCGAGGTCGCCGGCACCGACGTCGACCAGGTCATCATCGGCTCCTGCACCAACGGCGCCTACGAGGACATCCTCCCGGCCGCCAAGATGCTGGAGGGCCGCGAGACCAACAAGACGACCGAGATGATCGTCGCGCCCGGTAGCAAGCAGGCCTCCGAGATGCTCGCGAAGGAGGGCTGGGTCGCCGAGATGATGGCGGCCGGCGTCAACTTCTCCGAGGCGACCTGCGGCGCCTGCATCGGCATCGGTCACGTCCCGGCCAGCAACTCGGTGTCGCTCCGGACGTTCAACCGCAACTTCGAGGGCCGGTCGGGCATCGAGGACGACAACGTCTACCTCTGCTCGCCGGAGGTGGCCACCGCGGCCGCCATCAAGGGCGAGATCGTCGACCCGCGCGACCTCGCCGACGAGCTCGGCGACCTCGAGGACCCCGGCTTCGAGATGCCCGACCAGTACACGGGCAGCAAGGCCGACCTCATCGCGCCCGACGAGGCGCCCGACGACGAGCTCATCAAGGGCCCGAACATCGGCGACGTCCCGCTCAAGGACCCGCTCGAGGCCCAGCTCCGGGGGCCGACCCTCCTGAAGATGGAGGACAACATCACGACCGACCACATCATCCCGGCCACCTCGGACATCCTGAAGTTCCGGTCGAACATCCCGAAGCTCTCGGAGTTCACCCTCAGCCGCGTCGACGAGGACTTCGCCGACCGCGCGCTCGAGTCCGACGGCGGGTTCCTCGTCGCCGGCGAGAACTACGGCCAGGGGAGCTCCCGCGAGCACGCCGCGCTGTGCCCGATGTACCTCGGCGTGGAGGGCGTCCTCGCCCAGAGCTTCGCCCGCATCCACAAGGCGAACCTGTTCAACTTCGGCCTCATCCCGCTGACCATCGACGAGGACACCTACGAGAAGATCGAACAGGGCGACGACATCGAGATCGTCGACGACGTCGCCGAGGCGGTCCGCTCCGGCCAGGAGGAGTTCACGGTCCGCGTGAACGACGACTGGGAGGCGACGGCCCACCTAGACGCCTCCGAGCGCGAGCGCGAGATCCTCGCGGACGGCGGCAAGCTGCCCCACACGAAGAAGCAGGCCGAGTCGGGCGGTAGCTCCGGCGCGACTCCCGCGGACGACTAA
- the trpB gene encoding tryptophan synthase subunit beta, giving the protein MPTDDTDAGDFEGFGGRHVPEPLEEPLDQLAQAFDEIHDTDAFRDRFRSYRRDFAGRPTPLFHAERLSAEYGVQIYLKREDLLHGGAHKINNCLGQALLAEEAGRTRLIAETGAGQHGVATAMVGALLGLDTEIYMGKKDVERQKMNVFRMRLMGAEVNEVTRGGSGLADAVDAALEDFAANVEDTHYLVGSAVGPDPFPRMVREFQSVIGREARDQIREQAGQLPDAAIACVGGGSNAIGLFHAFRDDDVDFYGAEGGGEGEGSGRHAAPLSEGEDGVMHGMRTRTLDEDTEVHSVSAGLDYPAVGPEHAMFRAVGRCDYRAVPDDDALAAFRELSELEGIIPALESSHAVALAKEVAAGMDEDDVVLINLSGRGDKDMEQAAEMFDLGE; this is encoded by the coding sequence ATGCCGACCGATGACACGGACGCCGGCGATTTCGAGGGCTTCGGCGGTCGACACGTCCCCGAGCCCCTCGAGGAGCCCCTCGACCAGCTAGCCCAGGCGTTCGACGAAATCCACGACACCGACGCGTTCCGCGACCGGTTCCGGAGCTACCGCCGGGACTTCGCGGGCCGGCCTACGCCGCTGTTCCACGCCGAACGGCTCTCGGCGGAGTACGGCGTCCAGATCTACCTCAAGCGCGAGGACCTGCTCCACGGCGGCGCCCACAAGATCAACAACTGTCTCGGTCAGGCGCTGCTGGCCGAGGAGGCCGGGCGGACCCGGCTCATCGCCGAGACCGGCGCCGGCCAGCACGGGGTCGCCACCGCGATGGTGGGCGCGCTGCTCGGGCTCGACACCGAGATCTACATGGGGAAGAAGGACGTCGAGCGCCAGAAGATGAACGTCTTCCGGATGCGGCTGATGGGCGCGGAGGTCAACGAGGTCACCCGGGGCGGGTCGGGACTGGCCGACGCGGTCGACGCCGCCCTGGAGGACTTCGCCGCCAATGTCGAGGACACCCACTACCTGGTGGGGTCGGCCGTCGGCCCCGACCCCTTCCCGCGGATGGTCCGGGAGTTCCAGTCGGTCATCGGCCGGGAGGCCCGCGACCAGATTCGCGAGCAGGCCGGACAGTTGCCCGACGCCGCCATCGCCTGCGTGGGCGGCGGGTCGAACGCCATCGGGCTGTTCCACGCGTTCCGCGACGACGACGTCGACTTCTACGGCGCTGAGGGCGGCGGCGAGGGCGAGGGGTCGGGCAGGCACGCCGCACCGCTCTCGGAGGGCGAGGACGGCGTGATGCACGGGATGAGGACCCGGACCCTCGACGAGGACACCGAGGTCCACTCGGTGTCGGCCGGCCTCGACTACCCGGCGGTCGGGCCCGAGCACGCCATGTTCCGGGCGGTCGGCCGGTGCGACTACCGGGCGGTGCCCGACGACGACGCCCTGGCGGCGTTCCGCGAACTCTCGGAACTGGAGGGCATCATCCCGGCGCTCGAATCCAGTCACGCGGTCGCGCTCGCGAAGGAGGTCGCCGCGGGGATGGACGAGGACGACGTCGTCCTCATCAACCTGAGCGGCCGGGGCGACAAGGACATGGAGCAGGCCGCCGAGATGTTCGACCTCGGGGAGTAA
- a CDS encoding uracil-DNA glycosylase, with translation MAEFPDPESRNALEPGCARCPALVDSRERIAWGNGSLDADVVVVGEAPASGAPDADRWRGGNWTGMAYTSRHSGRRVRDLFADAGLAPGELYFTNAVKCFPATEDEESPDGGEAGENGTPTNREPTAEERANCRDHLATEIERVDPAAVATTGKHATLSVLGDDALPDGFLDSVLDPVESAEFGTTVLPVLHPSYQNVWLPRIGYDREEYVAAIRERIAASR, from the coding sequence ATGGCCGAGTTCCCCGACCCGGAGTCGCGCAACGCCCTCGAACCGGGCTGTGCGCGGTGTCCCGCGCTGGTCGACTCGCGCGAGCGCATCGCGTGGGGAAACGGGTCGCTCGACGCCGACGTGGTGGTCGTCGGCGAGGCGCCCGCGTCCGGCGCGCCGGACGCGGACCGCTGGCGGGGCGGCAACTGGACCGGGATGGCCTACACCTCCCGGCACTCCGGCCGACGGGTCCGGGACCTGTTCGCCGACGCCGGCCTCGCGCCCGGGGAACTGTACTTCACCAACGCCGTCAAGTGCTTTCCGGCGACCGAGGACGAGGAGTCGCCGGACGGCGGAGAGGCCGGCGAGAACGGGACGCCGACCAACCGCGAACCGACCGCCGAGGAGCGCGCGAACTGCCGGGACCACCTCGCGACCGAGATCGAGCGGGTCGACCCCGCGGCGGTGGCGACCACCGGCAAGCACGCCACCCTCTCGGTGCTGGGCGACGACGCGCTGCCCGACGGGTTCCTCGATTCCGTGCTCGACCCCGTCGAGTCGGCAGAGTTCGGCACGACCGTTCTCCCGGTGCTGCATCCCTCCTACCAGAACGTCTGGCTGCCCCGCATCGGGTACGACCGCGAGGAGTACGTGGCAGCGATTCGCGAGCGGATTGCGGCCAGTCGGTGA
- a CDS encoding NUDIX hydrolase, with the protein MSEDWRVIESVAEYETGWYTGGYDLVEQPDGSTKKYYWAELPPAVVILAVTDGQVVFVEQYRPVIGEECLECPAGIVEDGESYTRAGARELREETGFDPAGVSLLEDFYCSTGVLRHERGIVFAEGLTPVERDLDSNEFLSVRALPVDEALDAAREAPANDATIEALLLAENEGLL; encoded by the coding sequence ATGAGCGAGGACTGGCGCGTCATCGAGTCGGTCGCGGAGTACGAGACCGGCTGGTACACCGGCGGCTACGACCTGGTGGAACAGCCCGACGGCTCGACGAAGAAGTACTACTGGGCCGAGCTCCCGCCCGCGGTCGTCATCCTGGCGGTGACCGACGGCCAGGTCGTCTTCGTCGAGCAGTACCGACCCGTCATCGGCGAGGAGTGCCTGGAGTGTCCGGCCGGCATCGTGGAGGACGGCGAGTCCTACACCCGGGCCGGCGCGCGGGAGCTCCGAGAGGAGACCGGCTTCGACCCCGCGGGCGTCAGCCTGCTGGAGGACTTCTACTGCTCGACCGGCGTGCTGCGCCACGAGCGGGGAATCGTCTTCGCCGAGGGGCTGACGCCGGTCGAGCGCGACCTCGACAGCAACGAGTTCCTCTCGGTCCGGGCGCTGCCGGTCGACGAGGCCCTCGACGCCGCGCGCGAGGCGCCGGCCAACGACGCCACCATCGAGGCGCTGCTGCTCGCCGAGAACGAGGGGTTGCTCTGA
- a CDS encoding DUF5810 domain-containing protein — MGYACPVCETPQSDAEHLANHLAFTAMLGDDDHEAWLDDHAPGWREQGEHELASRVEERAKEVGFPQVFEDTTGHDHGDEPRAGDLFEDELERANARGRGSMTGGGRGGGTGAGALDGEAQEILQEAQEMTEQLLDDADDDEGDEETADERDE; from the coding sequence ATGGGATACGCCTGTCCGGTCTGCGAGACGCCCCAGTCCGACGCCGAACACCTCGCCAATCACCTCGCGTTCACGGCGATGCTCGGCGACGACGACCACGAGGCGTGGCTCGACGACCACGCGCCGGGGTGGCGCGAGCAGGGCGAGCACGAGCTCGCGTCCCGCGTCGAGGAGCGCGCCAAGGAGGTCGGGTTCCCGCAGGTGTTCGAAGATACGACGGGTCACGACCACGGCGACGAGCCCCGGGCGGGCGACCTCTTCGAGGACGAACTGGAGCGCGCCAACGCCCGCGGCCGGGGGTCGATGACCGGGGGCGGCCGCGGTGGCGGAACCGGCGCAGGCGCACTCGACGGCGAGGCCCAGGAGATACTCCAGGAGGCCCAGGAGATGACCGAGCAGCTACTGGACGACGCGGACGACGACGAAGGCGACGAGGAGACGGCCGACGAGCGCGACGAGTGA
- a CDS encoding GNAT family N-acetyltransferase — MDGTNVRPATTDDVGAVRRVARESWHAAYDGLLGAETVDAVVDDWYDPERLARPVEREDGVFLVAEADESTDSGVVGFAQGVVGDGDDPAELPRIYVSPDRWGGGVGSALLARVEDRLADRGADRLRLVVLADNEVGNGFYEKHGYRVVGERESELAGRTVTDYVREKEL; from the coding sequence ATGGACGGGACGAACGTCAGGCCGGCGACGACCGACGACGTCGGCGCCGTGCGCCGGGTCGCCCGCGAGTCGTGGCACGCCGCCTACGACGGCCTGCTGGGCGCGGAGACGGTCGACGCGGTAGTCGACGACTGGTACGACCCGGAGCGCCTGGCTCGGCCGGTCGAGCGCGAGGACGGCGTCTTCCTGGTCGCCGAAGCGGACGAATCGACCGACTCCGGCGTCGTCGGCTTCGCGCAGGGCGTGGTCGGCGACGGCGACGACCCGGCCGAACTCCCGCGCATCTACGTCAGCCCGGACCGGTGGGGCGGGGGCGTCGGGTCGGCGCTGCTCGCGCGCGTCGAGGACCGGCTGGCCGACCGCGGCGCCGACCGACTCCGCCTGGTCGTGCTGGCCGACAACGAGGTCGGCAACGGCTTCTACGAGAAGCACGGCTACCGCGTCGTCGGCGAGCGGGAGTCGGAGCTGGCTGGCCGGACGGTGACCGACTACGTCCGCGAGAAGGAGCTGTAG
- a CDS encoding helix-turn-helix domain-containing protein, with protein sequence MSIVAHFTVPLDAVALGETFPATPEMRLEVERLATHSREWVMPFAWASGGDFEAFEDALADDPSVDERSVVDAFDGTRLYEIKWVESVGELVDEIVDQHGTILEASAAPDGWFFRIRFTDQSQVEAFSDHFSRRGVSFEVQQLTRPTDPRQATYELTENQRETLVLAQRAGYFEVPRAVSLSDLADRIGVSSNSLSERLRRGTDALVRNALVVEDRDEADDAEGE encoded by the coding sequence ATGAGCATCGTCGCTCACTTCACCGTCCCGCTCGACGCGGTGGCGCTCGGGGAGACGTTCCCCGCGACGCCGGAGATGCGTCTCGAAGTCGAACGTCTCGCCACCCACAGCAGGGAGTGGGTGATGCCGTTCGCCTGGGCGTCCGGCGGGGACTTCGAGGCGTTCGAGGACGCGCTCGCCGACGATCCCTCGGTCGACGAGCGCTCGGTCGTCGACGCGTTCGACGGCACCCGACTGTACGAGATCAAGTGGGTCGAATCGGTCGGCGAACTCGTCGACGAGATCGTCGACCAGCACGGCACCATCCTCGAGGCGTCGGCCGCCCCGGACGGGTGGTTCTTCAGGATCCGGTTCACCGACCAGTCCCAGGTCGAGGCGTTCAGCGACCACTTCTCCCGTCGGGGAGTCAGCTTCGAGGTCCAGCAACTGACCCGGCCGACCGACCCCCGACAGGCGACGTACGAACTCACCGAGAACCAGCGCGAGACCCTCGTCCTCGCCCAGCGGGCGGGCTACTTCGAGGTTCCGCGCGCGGTCTCGCTGTCGGACCTGGCCGACAGAATCGGCGTCTCCTCGAACTCGCTGTCCGAGCGCCTCCGCCGGGGCACCGACGCGCTCGTCCGGAACGCGCTGGTCGTCGAGGACCGCGACGAAGCCGACGACGCGGAGGGCGAGTAG
- a CDS encoding DUF5809 family protein, protein METHGFLAPATESEARERYEAIGPAAQTVVKETAKAMAFDADEYNRRVTGEVVETARDALFASLLAVRTGTREEYEEWLADRDREVREEGSENVDNVAWHDALGETVVAATYQNEERAAVATLRRQAFGRVYRDLVQG, encoded by the coding sequence ATGGAGACTCACGGCTTTCTCGCGCCCGCGACCGAGAGCGAGGCCCGCGAGCGCTACGAGGCTATCGGGCCGGCGGCTCAGACAGTCGTCAAGGAGACCGCGAAGGCGATGGCGTTCGACGCCGACGAGTACAACCGGCGCGTGACCGGCGAGGTGGTCGAGACCGCCCGCGACGCCCTGTTCGCGTCGCTGCTGGCGGTCCGGACCGGCACGCGCGAGGAGTACGAGGAGTGGCTGGCCGACCGCGACCGCGAGGTGCGCGAGGAGGGCTCGGAGAACGTCGACAACGTGGCGTGGCACGACGCGCTCGGTGAGACCGTGGTGGCCGCGACCTACCAGAACGAGGAGCGGGCCGCGGTGGCGACGTTGCGGCGCCAGGCGTTCGGGCGCGTGTATCGGGACCTGGTGCAGGGATAG
- a CDS encoding ribonuclease catalytic domain-containing protein, producing MTSDAQAEAGTPEGQGPVEISPELADQLEEKREELFEKFEIRDEFPQAVLTEAEKRTEDIQQEIRDEVDDRRDLREMTTWTTDPIDAQDFDDALSVEERDDEYVLWVHIADVTHYVNPETNMWEEAVERANTVYLPAYTIHMLPPVLAETVCSLVPNEDRLAHTVEMHLDKENLSFETIDIYKSVIESDARLTYTEAERLLDEPETAADLLEDPEVDLAEKNELVWELADRMHEQRKEDGSLVLNPRRDRAHTIIEECMLKANKAVTHTLMWDRGVEAMYRVHPQPSPDEWSEALQEIQDLDGVSIPGSKWDDPRQAVNATLEDAPERQLDKIQWAVMKVMPRARYMNDPFGGHHALNFEIYGHFTSPIRRLSDLINHWIVYTNDVPEDLVALCDRASDKQADAEACEREYKQFLEEVGLDAAAVNNRGIEVVDED from the coding sequence ATGACGAGCGACGCGCAGGCCGAGGCCGGAACTCCCGAGGGACAAGGCCCGGTCGAGATTTCGCCGGAACTGGCGGACCAGCTCGAAGAGAAGCGCGAGGAGCTCTTCGAGAAGTTCGAGATCCGCGACGAGTTCCCGCAGGCGGTGCTCACCGAGGCCGAGAAGCGCACCGAGGACATCCAACAGGAGATACGGGACGAGGTCGACGACCGCCGGGACCTCCGGGAGATGACGACCTGGACCACCGACCCCATCGACGCCCAGGACTTCGACGACGCGCTGTCGGTCGAGGAGCGCGACGACGAGTACGTCCTCTGGGTCCACATCGCCGACGTGACACACTACGTGAACCCCGAGACCAACATGTGGGAGGAGGCGGTCGAGCGGGCCAACACGGTGTACCTGCCGGCATACACCATCCACATGCTCCCGCCGGTGCTGGCCGAGACCGTCTGCTCGCTGGTGCCCAACGAGGACCGGCTGGCCCACACCGTCGAGATGCACCTCGACAAGGAGAATCTGAGCTTCGAGACCATCGACATCTACAAGTCGGTCATCGAGAGCGACGCCCGGCTGACCTACACCGAGGCCGAGCGCCTGCTCGACGAGCCCGAGACCGCCGCCGACCTCTTGGAGGACCCGGAGGTCGATCTCGCGGAGAAGAACGAACTGGTCTGGGAGCTGGCCGACCGGATGCACGAGCAGCGCAAGGAGGACGGCAGCCTCGTCCTGAACCCCCGGCGCGACCGCGCCCACACCATCATCGAGGAGTGCATGCTGAAGGCCAACAAGGCGGTCACCCACACCCTGATGTGGGACCGCGGAGTCGAGGCCATGTACCGGGTCCACCCACAGCCCAGTCCCGACGAGTGGAGCGAGGCCCTCCAAGAGATACAGGACCTCGACGGCGTCTCGATTCCGGGCTCGAAGTGGGACGACCCCCGGCAGGCGGTCAACGCCACGCTGGAGGACGCTCCGGAGCGCCAGCTCGACAAGATACAGTGGGCCGTGATGAAGGTCATGCCCCGGGCGCGGTACATGAACGACCCGTTCGGCGGCCACCACGCGCTCAACTTCGAGATCTACGGCCACTTCACCAGCCCCATCCGGCGGCTCAGCGACCTCATCAACCACTGGATCGTCTACACCAACGACGTGCCCGAGGACCTGGTCGCGCTCTGCGACCGCGCCAGCGACAAGCAGGCCGACGCCGAGGCCTGCGAGCGCGAGTACAAGCAGTTCTTAGAGGAGGTCGGCCTCGACGCCGCCGCGGTCAACAACCGCGGTATCGAGGTCGTCGACGAGGACTGA
- a CDS encoding GNAT family N-acetyltransferase has protein sequence MTLLRVGRESRTVTTTHAADGDGVRIREAVQADLLAVLRIERASFDQPWPFSAFERYLGEPGFLVAVAGGDGPPSPLDGESESGPSPGEGVVGYVVADLVRNHGRPLGHVKDIAVHPDHRGEGAGATLLERALGVLEARGARSVKLEVRSSNDRAVSLYRDFDFEFLRTIPRYYDDGEDALIMVVDLDA, from the coding sequence ATGACACTCTTAAGGGTCGGGCGAGAATCCCGGACAGTGACAACCACCCACGCGGCGGACGGCGACGGCGTCCGGATCCGGGAGGCGGTCCAGGCCGACCTGCTCGCCGTTCTGCGCATCGAGCGCGCCTCGTTCGACCAGCCGTGGCCGTTCTCCGCGTTCGAGCGCTACCTGGGCGAGCCCGGGTTCCTGGTTGCGGTCGCAGGCGGGGACGGCCCTCCGTCCCCGCTCGACGGCGAGTCCGAGTCGGGTCCGAGTCCCGGCGAGGGCGTCGTGGGCTACGTCGTCGCGGACCTCGTCCGGAACCACGGCCGGCCGCTGGGCCACGTCAAGGACATCGCGGTCCACCCCGACCACCGCGGCGAGGGCGCGGGCGCGACCCTGCTGGAGCGGGCGCTCGGCGTGCTGGAGGCCCGGGGCGCCCGGAGCGTGAAGCTGGAGGTCCGGTCGAGCAACGACCGGGCGGTGTCGCTGTACCGGGACTTCGACTTCGAGTTCCTCCGGACCATCCCCCGGTACTACGACGACGGCGAGGACGCCCTCATCATGGTCGTGGACCTCGACGCGTAG